One genomic window of Opisthocomus hoazin isolate bOpiHoa1 chromosome 16, bOpiHoa1.hap1, whole genome shotgun sequence includes the following:
- the AURKAIP1 gene encoding small ribosomal subunit protein mS38, with product MLISQLTSRVVKASRIAGHLLPRSVSSFLCCHSTPAHYSTQPSNKSGAQPQRSYALDPELEEVLIPRKLSISPLESWLTVRYSLPKAEVLHAQEEGGCEPRQRYDCPPSGEGADVEEGEGTPSDKLQCKNVLKIRRRKMNRHKYKKLLKRRKFVRRRIKEGRKKKRQVKFEKDLERIWKRAGLKSPPAGWQTPKIFLKSSKR from the exons ATGTTGATATCACAGCTGACTTCCCGCGTGGTGAAGGCTTCACGAATTGCAG GCCACCTTTTGCCAAGGTCGGTGTCTTCCTTTCTTTGCTGTCATTCTACACCTGCGCACTATAGCACGCAGCCATCTAACAAGAGCGGAGCGCAGCCTCAGCGGTCGTATGCTCTGGACCCTGAACTGGAAGAGGTGCTGATCCCCAGAAAACTTTCCATCAGCCCCTTGGAAAGCTGGCTGACGGTTAGGTACTCCCTTCCCAAAGCAGAAGTCCTTCATGCTCAGGAAGAGGGGGGCTGCGAACCTCGCCAGCGATATGACTGTCCCCCGTCTGGTGAGGGAGCTGatgtggaggaaggagagggaacaCCTAGCGACAAGCTTCAATGTAAGAACGTCTTGAAGATTCGCAGAAGGAAAATGAATCGGCACAAGTACAAAAAGCTGCTGAAGCgaaggaagtttgtacggaggaGGATAAAGGAAGGTCGCAAGAAGAAACGTCAG gtaAAATTTGAGAAAGATTTGGAGCGCATCTGGAAAAGAGCTGGTTTGAAAAGTCCTCCTGCGGGATGGCAAACACCCAAGATATTTCTGAAAAGTTCAAAGCGATAA